GGAAACGGCTCCATCCGTCGGGCTCGTAGTTTTTAACGGGTGTGTTTTCGGCTGGTTGTTGCGTGGTTCCGGTCATGCTGCTACAATAATTTATCGGAAGTAATGGTAAGATGGACAAAGAATTCGGTGGCGGTTTGGCGGATGGAAAGCTCGTGGCGGCCGGGGTACAGCAATTGCAGGCGGCGGCGGACGTTATTCAGCCCGATGCCGAGGCTATTCCTTTCCGGGTCATTTTCGGGCCGCGGGTGGATGCTGTTGTAGGCATCGAAGTAGATATGTTGCGCATCGCAGGACATCGACACCACGATCCACGACCGGTTCCGGAGGCTGATGCCGTGTTTGAAAGCATTCTCGACGAAGGGGATCAGGAGCATGGGCGCGATGCTGTGCTCGCAATCAGATTCCTGGATGTTGACTTCGATCTTGATATCGGGGGATTCCTGGGTGCGGAGGCGCTGGAGGGAGATGTAATTCTGGAGATAGGCGACTTCCTTGCTGAGGTGGATTTTTTCTTCCGTGTTCTCGTGGAGCATGAACCGCATCATATCCCCCAGCTTCTGGATGCCTTCGCTGGTGCGGGCGGCGCGTTCCTGAAGGGCGGTGCCGTATAGCGTGTTAAGGGCGTTGAAGAGAAAATGAGGGTTGATCTGGGAGCGGAGAAAGTCCAGATTGGCGGAAGAGCGACCCAACGCTTTTTCCAGGCTCAACACCTCATTTTTTTGTTTCAGGGTCAGCCGCGTGATGCCCCAGGCCAGGGGTACCACCAACAGCAGTTCGGCGCCCAAAATCATGAAATAATACCCGACCATCCCGCGGATGTTGGTGGTAGCATCGAACAACACGCTGGCGGCCACGAAAGTGACGAGCACCACCACGATCGCGTTGGGGAACAGCTGTTGCCAGCTGCGCTCCTTGCGGAGGAGGGGCTGGAAGAAGCGGCGGCTGAGGAAATAATACGCGATCACGTAGCAGCCGCCAACCCAGAAGAGGAAATTGGTGCGGGCAGGCCGGCGGTCGAGGATGAAAAAGAATGTCAGCGACAGCCAGACAATAACCATCACGATCATATCGGCAGGTACTTTCACGCCCCTGATGCGGCCCATCCATCCTTCCTGGGCGCCGGTGAGCAGGAGCACCTTCAGCCCGTAATACGCCGCAAATCCCACCAGCGCCACAAACAGGATGATCGCCGCGCGGCCGGCGCACCAGAGGTGAAATGCGGATACAGTTGGGAATGTGGTCAGAAAGCCGTACCACCAGCTTTCGGCGACCATCATCATCGCCCAGGCGCATACAGCCGTTGCCAGTGCCAGCACCACACCCCGCCAGTTGCGCCTGTGCTCGATGAACTCGGGCATCACACGGATGTTCAGCATGAGAAACCCACCAAATGCAGCGGTGGCGAATAGCAGTCCGGGCCATACGGTATGGAGGAAATGATCGTAGTAAAGTCCTTCCCTTTCGAACTGGTGCGCCTGCCAGGAATAAGTGCGGACGTCATAGGAAAGGACAGGGAACAGGAGCATCATCCATGTCAACAGGTAAAAACCGGTTGCTACCCATATTTCCACCTTCTGGAATTTCTTCATGCGGGATTCTTTGATGCAATATTAACAAAGCCGCGGCTCCCCTTTGCCGAAATGGGATGAAATTACGGGAATATGGGACGAACATTCCTTTTTCATAACTTTGCGCCCATGTCTAAAGTAAAAGTCGGTTACGTACAGATGAGCTGTTCCGCCAGTAAGGCGGAAAATCTCGCCAAAGCCATCGAAAAGGTCCGGGAAACCGCGGCCAAAGGGGCGCAGATCATCTGCCTCCAGGAATTATTCACTTCGCTGTATTTCTGCGATGTGGAAGATT
Above is a genomic segment from Chitinophaga pollutisoli containing:
- a CDS encoding histidine kinase, producing MKKFQKVEIWVATGFYLLTWMMLLFPVLSYDVRTYSWQAHQFEREGLYYDHFLHTVWPGLLFATAAFGGFLMLNIRVMPEFIEHRRNWRGVVLALATAVCAWAMMMVAESWWYGFLTTFPTVSAFHLWCAGRAAIILFVALVGFAAYYGLKVLLLTGAQEGWMGRIRGVKVPADMIVMVIVWLSLTFFFILDRRPARTNFLFWVGGCYVIAYYFLSRRFFQPLLRKERSWQQLFPNAIVVVLVTFVAASVLFDATTNIRGMVGYYFMILGAELLLVVPLAWGITRLTLKQKNEVLSLEKALGRSSANLDFLRSQINPHFLFNALNTLYGTALQERAARTSEGIQKLGDMMRFMLHENTEEKIHLSKEVAYLQNYISLQRLRTQESPDIKIEVNIQESDCEHSIAPMLLIPFVENAFKHGISLRNRSWIVVSMSCDAQHIYFDAYNSIHPRPENDPERNSLGIGLNNVRRRLQLLYPGRHELSIRQTATEFFVHLTITSDKLL